Proteins from one Polynucleobacter wuianus genomic window:
- a CDS encoding CysB family HTH-type transcriptional regulator, which produces MNFQQLRIIRETVRRNFNLTEVGNALATSQSGVSKHILDLEDELGVELFVRKGKRLLGLTEPGKELLTIVERILLDTKNIKQLGAQFSQADKGQLTIATTHTQARYALPNVVSQFKKKFPNVHLALHQGSPQEIVELLLEGRADIGIATEALEGIPELVTFPYYSWHHTVVVPKGHPLEGKKNLSLEEIAEYPIVTYHEGFTGRKSVDETFSKAGITPDIVMSALDADVIKTYVELGLGIGIIASMAYQSDRDTKLSLLDVGNLFEDNTTRIALRKGYFLRGFAYEFIELCSPKLDEAKVKAALKPESDIDLD; this is translated from the coding sequence ATTCGCGAAACTGTCCGTCGTAATTTCAACCTGACTGAGGTTGGTAACGCTCTGGCTACCTCACAGTCTGGCGTTAGCAAACATATTCTGGATTTAGAGGATGAATTGGGAGTAGAGCTTTTTGTTCGCAAAGGCAAGCGCCTCCTAGGCCTTACAGAGCCTGGCAAAGAGCTACTAACGATCGTTGAACGCATCTTGCTCGATACCAAAAATATTAAGCAGTTGGGAGCGCAGTTTAGCCAGGCCGATAAAGGGCAGCTGACAATCGCTACAACCCACACGCAAGCGCGTTATGCATTGCCAAATGTAGTTAGTCAGTTTAAGAAAAAATTTCCGAATGTACACCTTGCACTTCATCAAGGCAGTCCACAAGAAATTGTTGAGTTATTGCTTGAGGGTCGCGCGGACATCGGCATTGCTACTGAAGCTTTAGAAGGCATTCCAGAATTGGTCACCTTCCCTTATTACTCTTGGCATCACACAGTAGTCGTTCCAAAAGGCCATCCACTCGAAGGTAAAAAGAATTTATCTTTAGAAGAAATTGCAGAATATCCCATCGTGACCTATCACGAAGGATTTACTGGTAGAAAATCGGTTGATGAAACTTTTTCTAAAGCTGGCATTACTCCAGACATCGTGATGTCTGCACTCGATGCTGACGTGATCAAAACCTACGTAGAGTTAGGCCTTGGAATTGGCATCATCGCTTCCATGGCTTATCAATCGGATCGTGATACCAAGCTCAGCCTCTTGGATGTGGGCAATCTCTTTGAAGACAACACCACCCGTATTGCCCTGAGAAAAGGCTACTTCTTGCGAGGTTTTGCCTATGAATTCATAGAGTTATGCTCACCCAAGCTCGATGAAGCCAAGGTCAAGGCAGCCCTCAAACCCGAATCTGACATCGACTTAGACTAA